In Planctomycetia bacterium, the following are encoded in one genomic region:
- a CDS encoding DUF1598 domain-containing protein, which produces MPMFLARLFLDRRTPYALFAAAMVGGLLFLEGPQKELPRSAGCFNQQQAVGGVRVDASGAIRRLELDGLNALARERADVAASIAPEMKRAHGMRKISLRALEAAVAKNLKTGNPISDEMKLLAGLQEIRYVFVYPEQQDIVLAGFGEGWKITARGDIVGATTGKPVMFLDDLLTALRHAEQAAQGDISCSIDPTPEGLERLRRHVATLTEIGDPQATSQGIEKVLGPQMVTVSGLASTSHFAHVMVAADYRMKRIGMNLDPSPVPGLTSYVQLLSGGGRGMSAVAPRWWLVPDFQPVLTDEAGLAFELRSKGVKCLTEDTVFTAGGVKAQAGKSSPAAQRWADMLTTKYAELAQKEPVFAELKNVMDLAVVGALIHKEELARKAGYSFPLLLNSTELPTDKLPEVKQTDSVASMLKKGTNWIISASGGVQINAWALASEKQTGPELDSLRPKLAEPAKHWWWD; this is translated from the coding sequence ATGCCGATGTTTTTAGCTCGCTTATTCCTCGACCGTCGCACTCCTTACGCCCTCTTTGCCGCCGCTATGGTAGGAGGGCTGCTCTTCCTAGAAGGTCCGCAAAAGGAGTTGCCGCGTTCGGCAGGATGCTTTAATCAACAGCAAGCGGTGGGAGGCGTGCGCGTCGACGCCTCGGGTGCGATCCGTCGTTTGGAGTTGGACGGTTTGAACGCGTTGGCTCGTGAGCGCGCAGACGTGGCGGCGTCGATCGCTCCGGAGATGAAGCGTGCGCACGGGATGCGTAAGATTTCGTTACGGGCGTTGGAAGCGGCGGTGGCGAAGAACCTGAAGACGGGGAATCCGATCTCGGACGAGATGAAGCTGTTGGCGGGCCTGCAAGAGATCCGCTACGTGTTCGTGTACCCGGAGCAACAAGACATCGTGTTGGCGGGCTTCGGCGAAGGCTGGAAGATCACGGCTCGGGGAGACATCGTCGGAGCGACGACGGGTAAGCCGGTCATGTTTCTCGACGATCTGCTGACGGCGCTGCGGCACGCGGAGCAAGCGGCGCAAGGGGATATCTCGTGCTCGATCGATCCGACCCCCGAAGGGCTCGAACGTCTGCGTCGTCACGTGGCGACGTTGACCGAGATCGGCGATCCGCAAGCGACGAGCCAAGGAATCGAGAAGGTGTTGGGTCCGCAGATGGTCACGGTGTCGGGCTTGGCTTCGACGTCGCACTTCGCGCACGTCATGGTGGCGGCCGACTATCGGATGAAGCGGATCGGGATGAACTTAGACCCGAGCCCTGTGCCGGGCCTGACGAGCTACGTGCAATTGTTGAGCGGCGGCGGTCGAGGCATGTCGGCGGTAGCGCCCCGTTGGTGGCTGGTGCCGGACTTCCAACCGGTGCTGACGGACGAAGCGGGCTTGGCGTTCGAGTTGCGCAGCAAGGGGGTGAAGTGCCTGACGGAAGACACGGTGTTCACGGCCGGCGGCGTCAAGGCGCAAGCGGGCAAGTCGAGCCCTGCGGCGCAACGTTGGGCGGACATGCTGACGACGAAGTACGCGGAACTCGCGCAGAAAGAACCGGTGTTCGCGGAGTTGAAGAACGTGATGGACTTGGCGGTGGTGGGGGCCTTGATCCACAAGGAAGAGTTGGCACGCAAGGCGGGCTACAGCTTCCCGCTGTTACTGAACTCGACGGAATTGCCGACGGACAAGCTCCCTGAGGTGAAGCAGACGGACAGCGTGGCGAGCATGTTGAAGAAGGGTACGAACTGGATCATCTCGGCCTCGGGCGGGGTGCAGATCAACGCTTGGGCATTGGCCTCGGAGAAGCAAACCGGCCCGGAACTCGACTCCCTCCGCCCCAAACTCGCCGAACCCGCCAAACATTGGTGGTGGGATTAA
- a CDS encoding sigma 54-interacting transcriptional regulator: MPPSLAYLVIREGAKWTDVFRLVPGQTATIGRAPTNQIVMKDDRCSRCHAEVFFRDDHWFVRDLESRNGTLLGEATVRSEQLLNPGDVIRIGNSQLAFVYDLTKAFPESSPMVRTLPLVGSAITQAPLSDSDSSLNIHEPTMITHRRMQTKFLDPDKEDPENIPKVGRAAAKLCRLAFELAKATDPFSVAQLALAGVFESAGVDAGAVLLLRRNASNEPRDADLEVVASESTTELPYHRISPFLAATVLREGEAVLARNVIGDSTVTSRDSKGEIHAVSVMCAPIRRNDKIVGLIHLYSTKPERMPDPDDLEFTLAVADTVGVALQNLKRRQELAENLSTVRDENVQLRQRLGAESEIVGTSRTMQRVADEIARAAPNNATVLIRGESGVGKELVARAVHFSSPRRKGPFVCLNCAALSETLLESELFGHEKGAFTGAVGRKIGKFEASNQGTLMLDEIGEMSPAIQAKFLRVLEGHPFERVGGSEPVKVDVRVIAATNRDLEKAVTDGIFRRDLYFRLHVLEILVPPLRKRPEDIAEIAYHFFNRFTGETGRKLKGFTPKAMEQMVRYRWPGNVRELKNVVERAIVLCSGEYIEEGDLLLSKLPTSGDTIDVPGSAPDFKPCSLAEMERRHILAVLKSTNWNKSQTSTILGIERSTLDRKIRRYELQDQPPNRVS, translated from the coding sequence ATGCCCCCAAGTCTTGCCTACTTAGTAATCCGCGAAGGGGCGAAGTGGACCGACGTCTTTCGTTTGGTGCCGGGGCAAACCGCCACGATCGGCAGAGCGCCGACGAACCAGATCGTCATGAAAGACGATCGGTGTAGTCGTTGCCACGCCGAAGTGTTCTTCCGCGACGACCATTGGTTCGTGCGTGACTTAGAGAGCCGCAACGGCACGCTACTCGGCGAGGCCACGGTTCGCTCCGAGCAATTGCTCAATCCCGGCGACGTCATTCGGATCGGCAACTCGCAACTCGCCTTCGTCTACGATCTGACGAAAGCGTTTCCCGAATCGAGCCCGATGGTGCGGACGCTGCCGCTCGTCGGCTCCGCGATCACGCAGGCCCCGCTCAGCGATAGCGATTCGTCGCTCAATATCCACGAGCCGACGATGATCACGCATCGTCGGATGCAGACGAAGTTCTTAGATCCCGACAAAGAAGATCCGGAGAACATCCCGAAGGTAGGCCGCGCCGCAGCGAAGCTTTGCCGCTTGGCGTTCGAGCTGGCGAAGGCGACCGATCCGTTTTCGGTGGCGCAGCTCGCCTTGGCCGGAGTGTTCGAGAGTGCGGGAGTCGATGCCGGGGCCGTCTTACTGTTGCGGCGCAACGCTTCGAACGAGCCGCGCGATGCCGATCTCGAAGTCGTCGCCTCGGAAAGCACGACCGAATTGCCGTATCATCGCATTTCACCGTTCCTCGCGGCCACGGTGTTGCGCGAAGGAGAGGCGGTGCTCGCGCGCAACGTAATCGGCGACAGCACGGTGACGAGCCGCGACAGCAAAGGAGAGATTCACGCCGTGAGCGTGATGTGCGCTCCGATTCGTCGCAACGATAAGATCGTCGGGCTCATCCATTTATATTCGACGAAGCCGGAACGGATGCCCGACCCGGACGACCTCGAGTTTACGCTGGCGGTTGCCGATACGGTCGGCGTCGCGCTGCAGAATTTGAAGCGGCGGCAAGAACTCGCCGAAAATCTCAGTACGGTGCGCGATGAAAACGTGCAGCTCCGGCAACGCCTCGGTGCGGAAAGCGAAATCGTCGGCACGAGCCGGACGATGCAGCGCGTCGCCGATGAAATCGCGCGGGCCGCACCGAACAACGCCACCGTCTTGATCCGCGGCGAAAGCGGAGTCGGCAAAGAGCTCGTCGCGCGGGCCGTCCATTTCTCCAGCCCTCGACGCAAAGGTCCGTTCGTCTGCTTAAACTGCGCGGCGCTCTCGGAAACGCTGCTCGAAAGCGAGCTCTTCGGCCATGAGAAGGGGGCGTTCACCGGAGCGGTCGGGCGCAAGATCGGCAAGTTCGAAGCGTCGAACCAAGGGACCCTCATGCTCGACGAAATCGGCGAGATGAGTCCGGCGATTCAAGCCAAGTTCCTTCGCGTACTCGAGGGCCATCCGTTCGAGCGCGTCGGCGGCAGCGAGCCGGTGAAGGTCGACGTCCGCGTGATCGCGGCGACGAATCGCGATCTCGAGAAAGCCGTGACCGACGGCATCTTCCGCCGCGATCTTTACTTCCGCTTGCATGTGTTGGAGATCCTCGTTCCGCCGTTGCGCAAGCGACCGGAAGACATCGCCGAAATCGCGTATCACTTCTTCAATCGCTTTACGGGCGAGACCGGTCGCAAGCTGAAGGGCTTCACGCCGAAGGCGATGGAGCAGATGGTCCGCTATCGCTGGCCCGGCAACGTGCGCGAGTTGAAGAACGTCGTCGAGCGGGCGATCGTGCTCTGCAGCGGCGAGTATATCGAAGAAGGGGATTTGCTCCTCTCGAAGCTGCCCACGTCGGGCGATACGATCGACGTGCCGGGCTCGGCTCCCGACTTCAAGCCTTGCTCGCTCGCCGAGATGGAACGCCGACATATCCTCGCGGTGCTCAAGAGCACGAACTGGAACAAAAGCCAAACGTCGACCATTCTCGGCATCGAGCGCTCGACGCTCGATCGGAAGATTCGTCGCTACGAGTTGCAAGATCAGCCGCCGAACCGCGTGTCGTAG